In Candidatus Coatesbacteria bacterium, a single window of DNA contains:
- a CDS encoding periplasmic heavy metal sensor: protein MKSTTLKALTVLAVLATALSAFAQGPEPAPRGGGPGEGPREGGQPSLACIPDMTAEQLETIQELRDEFHEANEDLRDQLREAREEFRELLRDADPDLGAVRAAKDRLDDLETERLLAGLEHRGEVRDVLTAEQQVFFDELHHGRPGGRGGRPGMGAGGPEGPGPEGR from the coding sequence ATGAAGAGCACCACCCTGAAAGCCCTGACCGTGCTGGCTGTTCTCGCCACGGCCCTGTCCGCCTTTGCCCAGGGTCCCGAACCCGCTCCCCGCGGCGGCGGTCCCGGTGAAGGGCCCCGCGAGGGCGGGCAGCCCTCCCTGGCCTGCATCCCCGACATGACCGCCGAGCAACTGGAGACCATCCAGGAGCTGCGCGACGAGTTCCACGAGGCCAACGAGGACCTGCGCGATCAACTGCGCGAGGCCCGCGAGGAGTTCCGCGAGCTGTTGCGTGACGCCGATCCCGATCTGGGCGCCGTCCGCGCCGCCAAGGATCGCCTCGACGATCTGGAGACCGAGAGGCTGCTCGCCGGGCTCGAGCACCGCGGCGAGGTCCGCGACGTCCTGACCGCCGAGCAACAGGTCTTCTTCGATGAACTGCACCATGGTCGACCCGGCGGCCGTGGCGGTCGTCCCGGTATGGGCGCCGGCGGTCCCGAAGGCCCCGGTCCCGAGGGACGCTGA
- a CDS encoding radical SAM protein, giving the protein MSPVWESIKSTGAHIAARNISRKLARDPKGTFIKLAELFEKVSVHDVDRERARDMRWLFKNEHVFLDFMERSVTQLAEKPRRALIENFFMNPFVFEERKKQWQEENGFKPLELLVLSITARCNLHCYGCWAAKYSKKSDDLDYEVLDRLIGEAHNQMGVTLFVLTGGEPFMRKEEMYRLLEKYDKCFFIIYTNSLLITDEDADRLAELGNGAPMISIEGDKATTDARRSNGYDKIISRMELLRDKGVLFGFSGTVTEKNAEYFGSDEFIKLMIDKGCMFGWLFHYIPIGAEPELELILSPEKRDKLRHDVYRMRNKYPIFLADFWNDGYIAHGCLAGGRQYLHVNNNGDIEPCVFAHFAVDNAYETTLTQALQHDFMKAIRGEIPYDGNLLRPCMIIDHPEMLRRHVAEHQARPTHTGAETILERADIIDKLDTNAARWREITEEAVLKGDYMIMYPTRLKPRVPGSSIALPVTPDEIPEGEAARYAAGLEWAFYHPDSEREDHGVLEESTKLTTDSSDEELSESESLH; this is encoded by the coding sequence ATGAGCCCCGTATGGGAGAGCATCAAATCCACCGGGGCCCACATCGCCGCGCGCAACATCTCCCGTAAGCTGGCCCGCGACCCCAAGGGAACCTTCATCAAGCTGGCCGAGCTGTTCGAGAAGGTGAGCGTCCACGATGTGGACCGCGAACGCGCCCGCGATATGCGCTGGCTGTTCAAGAACGAGCATGTGTTCCTGGACTTCATGGAACGCTCCGTAACCCAGTTGGCGGAAAAACCCCGCCGGGCGCTGATCGAGAACTTTTTCATGAACCCCTTCGTCTTCGAGGAACGCAAGAAGCAGTGGCAGGAGGAGAACGGCTTCAAACCCCTGGAGCTCCTCGTCCTGTCGATCACGGCCCGCTGTAACCTGCACTGCTACGGCTGCTGGGCCGCCAAGTACTCCAAGAAGTCCGATGACCTGGACTACGAGGTCCTCGACCGGCTCATCGGCGAGGCCCACAACCAGATGGGCGTGACCCTCTTCGTGCTGACCGGCGGCGAGCCGTTCATGCGCAAGGAGGAGATGTACCGCCTCCTCGAGAAGTACGACAAGTGCTTCTTCATCATCTACACCAACTCCCTGCTGATCACCGACGAGGACGCCGACCGCCTGGCCGAGCTGGGTAACGGCGCGCCGATGATCTCCATCGAGGGCGACAAGGCAACCACCGACGCCCGGCGCTCCAACGGCTACGACAAGATCATCTCCCGAATGGAGCTGCTGCGCGACAAGGGCGTCCTGTTCGGCTTCTCCGGCACCGTTACCGAAAAGAACGCCGAATACTTCGGCTCCGACGAGTTCATCAAGCTCATGATCGACAAGGGCTGCATGTTCGGCTGGCTGTTCCACTACATCCCCATCGGCGCCGAACCCGAGTTGGAGCTGATCCTCTCACCGGAAAAGCGCGACAAACTGCGCCACGACGTCTATCGGATGCGCAACAAGTACCCCATCTTCCTGGCCGACTTCTGGAACGACGGCTACATCGCCCACGGCTGTCTGGCCGGCGGACGCCAGTACCTCCACGTCAACAACAACGGCGACATCGAACCCTGCGTCTTCGCCCACTTCGCCGTCGACAACGCCTACGAGACGACGCTGACCCAGGCCCTGCAGCACGATTTCATGAAGGCCATCCGCGGCGAGATCCCCTACGACGGCAACCTGCTGCGACCCTGCATGATCATCGACCATCCCGAGATGCTGCGCCGCCACGTCGCCGAACACCAAGCCCGGCCGACCCACACCGGCGCCGAGACCATCCTCGAACGCGCCGACATCATCGACAAGCTCGACACCAACGCCGCCCGCTGGCGCGAGATCACCGAAGAGGCCGTGCTCAAGGGCGACTACATGATCATGTACCCCACCAGGCTCAAGCCCCGTGTCCCCGGCTCAAGCATCGCCCTACCCGTCACCCCCGACGAGATACCCGAGGGCGAGGCCGCCCGCTACGCCGCCGGACTCGAGTGGGCCTTCTACCACCCCGACTCCGAGCGCGAGGACCACGGCGTGCTGGAAGAATCCACCAAACTGACGACCGACTCCTCGGACGAAGAGCTGTCCGAGAGCGAGAGCTTACACTAA